From Methanosarcina lacustris Z-7289, one genomic window encodes:
- the iscB gene encoding RNA-guided endonuclease IscB produces the protein MLVFVINQNKNPLMPCKPSKARKLLQAGKAKVVRNTPFTIKLLFGSSGYTQPVIAGMDTGSKVVGCAAIANGKVLYQSEIYLRENVSKKMEQRKMYRRTRRGRKTRYRPSRFANRGNSRREGRLAPSIKSKLEAHFREKRFVESLLPVTEWKVELASFDIHKITNPEVSGIGYQEGDLKGFYNVKAYVLDRDGYTCQHCRGKSKDSRLHCHHIVFRSQKGTDAPENLITLCETCHKALHNGEFKLSGNKSKTKHATEIGILKSQIRKSGWSFAETFGYETKYRREQVLKLLKTHYFDAVAICCRDDQNVEVEDSIFLKRNVSKGDYQQRTGKRSEKKIPTGKLFGLRKFDLVKTSKGIGFVKGKRSSGFFAISDLFGNKISDSVNVKKKCRRLSARSTTLVQMVQMTHSSPTCHFRQAGTVEEGVSC, from the coding sequence ATGTTAGTTTTCGTAATCAATCAAAACAAAAACCCACTAATGCCCTGTAAACCTTCAAAAGCCAGAAAGCTACTGCAAGCAGGCAAGGCAAAAGTGGTCCGAAATACTCCATTCACAATCAAGTTACTTTTCGGAAGCAGTGGGTATACTCAACCTGTAATTGCAGGGATGGATACCGGCTCTAAGGTCGTGGGCTGTGCAGCCATCGCTAACGGAAAAGTGTTGTATCAATCCGAAATTTACCTGAGAGAAAATGTTTCTAAAAAGATGGAACAACGGAAGATGTACCGGAGAACCAGAAGAGGTAGAAAAACAAGGTACAGACCCTCAAGATTTGCTAACCGGGGAAATTCAAGGAGAGAAGGGAGATTAGCTCCTTCCATCAAAAGCAAACTTGAAGCTCATTTCCGGGAAAAGAGGTTTGTGGAATCCCTGCTTCCTGTAACGGAATGGAAGGTAGAGCTTGCTTCCTTTGATATTCACAAAATAACAAATCCGGAGGTTTCCGGGATCGGATATCAGGAAGGGGACCTTAAAGGTTTCTACAATGTCAAAGCTTACGTTCTGGATCGGGACGGCTACACCTGCCAGCACTGCAGGGGAAAGTCAAAGGATTCCCGGCTGCATTGCCATCACATTGTTTTCAGGTCACAGAAGGGAACAGATGCACCAGAAAACCTGATAACGCTCTGTGAAACCTGTCACAAAGCCCTGCACAATGGAGAATTCAAGCTTTCAGGGAACAAGTCAAAAACAAAACATGCAACTGAAATCGGGATCCTCAAATCCCAAATCCGGAAATCCGGCTGGAGTTTTGCAGAGACTTTCGGGTACGAAACAAAGTACAGGAGAGAGCAGGTCTTGAAGTTGTTAAAAACACATTACTTTGATGCTGTTGCTATTTGTTGTAGGGACGATCAGAATGTAGAGGTAGAAGATTCGATTTTTCTAAAAAGAAACGTTAGCAAGGGGGATTATCAGCAAAGGACAGGAAAAAGATCCGAAAAGAAAATACCTACCGGGAAACTGTTTGGGCTCAGGAAATTTGATCTTGTAAAAACAAGTAAAGGAATAGGGTTTGTTAAAGGCAAAAGATCTTCCGGATTCTTTGCTATTTCGGATCTGTTTGGAAACAAAATATCAGATAGTGTTAACGTGAAGAAAAAATGCAGGAGACTGAGTGCGAGGAGTACAACATTAGTTCAGATGGTACAGATGACGCATTCCTCCCCCACCTGCCATTTCCGGCAAGCCGGAACTGTCGAGGAAGGGGTCTCCTGCTGA
- a CDS encoding helix-turn-helix transcriptional regulator — protein sequence MAEGPLNIDKILDLLQIPRISLLPHIKKLKEEGLIVQNGAVYRLSIIGDILVTKARPLLDAASTFEDNNYFWSHRKLDSIPFHLLRRIGELKGSQLVEPGLTHGFDLFPETINHFTGSSKVMLLFSYFHPQIPSFSLELAKKDVKMQLIFSRDSFDRFSGDFRDTGEEILAKKNASIFVHAGIPLEIPSLIAISETAVLLGFFNQKGRFEGQYLLSFEPRALAWGRELFKYYLDRSEKVCSMNFPDSSPHNQKAPDDL from the coding sequence TTGGCGGAAGGACCCCTAAATATTGATAAAATTCTTGATCTGCTTCAGATCCCCAGAATTTCCCTGCTTCCGCATATAAAAAAATTAAAAGAAGAAGGTTTGATTGTTCAAAATGGTGCTGTATATCGTCTTTCTATCATAGGTGATATATTAGTTACGAAAGCCAGGCCTTTACTGGATGCGGCAAGTACATTTGAGGACAATAATTATTTCTGGAGCCACAGAAAACTGGATTCCATTCCTTTTCATCTGTTAAGACGTATAGGGGAGCTTAAAGGAAGCCAGCTCGTCGAACCCGGGCTTACTCACGGATTTGATCTGTTCCCTGAGACGATTAATCATTTTACCGGGTCTTCAAAGGTTATGCTCCTTTTTTCTTATTTTCACCCTCAGATCCCTTCGTTCTCTCTGGAGCTCGCAAAAAAAGATGTTAAGATGCAGCTCATCTTTAGCAGAGATTCATTTGATAGGTTTTCAGGGGATTTCCGTGATACTGGAGAGGAAATCCTGGCGAAGAAAAACGCCTCTATTTTTGTGCACGCAGGAATCCCGCTTGAAATCCCTTCATTGATTGCTATTTCGGAAACTGCGGTATTGCTCGGGTTTTTCAATCAGAAAGGAAGGTTTGAAGGGCAGTACCTGCTTAGTTTTGAACCCCGCGCCCTTGCCTGGGGTAGAGAACTCTTCAAATATTACCTCGATAGGTCAGAAAAGGTCTGTTCAATGAATTTTCCGGACTCCAGCCCTCATAACCAGAAAGCTCCCGACGACCTGTAA
- a CDS encoding transcriptional regulator: MPVNEEGDGMLNTYIDTEYAPEKCSLCSGTGNAESGVCEACGGQGNVLVAQPAIICPLCSGTGNLETGTCRACGGSGWALL; the protein is encoded by the coding sequence GTGCCCGTAAATGAAGAAGGTGATGGGATGCTTAATACCTATATCGATACAGAGTATGCACCGGAAAAATGCTCTCTTTGCAGCGGAACCGGGAATGCTGAAAGTGGAGTCTGTGAAGCCTGCGGAGGACAGGGGAACGTGCTCGTTGCCCAGCCTGCAATAATATGTCCACTTTGCAGCGGGACAGGGAACCTGGAAACGGGGACCTGCAGAGCATGTGGAGGAAGTGGCTGGGCTCTTTTATGA
- a CDS encoding DUF362 domain-containing protein, protein MNKVSIVSCPDYSGTKKAIAQALALLGGIENIIDPGDRVLLKPNILSASPPEAATTTHPSVVTAMCEFVLSAGGKPVVGDGAGISRPGATAKALQASGIEEAARKAGAGVVNFETAGFTLVDVPEPLQFRKLYIANPVLEADVVISLPKLKTHELTYYTGAVKNFFGALPLKCRKEIHLLEKRELFGEAVADVYSVVKPGFAVMDGVWGMEGNGPSHGKPVNSGVILASPDCVSLDIVAAELIGFDPLKIPTTAGALKKGFGNQCPVVVGTPLKEIKTKFKPSSGGVSTAPAFLKRSLGKYYTINPIINQIKCTQCGACYMNCSPEAVERLKEGGFRINPEKCILCYCCRELCPNNAVEIKKSLLAQFLTGAEDFIHRK, encoded by the coding sequence TGAATAAAGTCTCCATAGTTTCCTGCCCTGATTATTCAGGTACAAAAAAAGCAATAGCTCAGGCTCTTGCCCTGCTTGGCGGCATTGAAAACATAATAGATCCTGGAGACCGCGTACTTCTCAAGCCAAACATCCTTTCAGCCAGCCCTCCGGAAGCTGCCACAACTACCCATCCTTCTGTGGTAACAGCAATGTGTGAATTCGTGCTCAGTGCCGGAGGAAAGCCAGTCGTCGGAGACGGAGCCGGAATCTCAAGACCTGGGGCTACAGCAAAAGCTCTGCAGGCTTCGGGTATAGAAGAAGCTGCCCGAAAAGCCGGAGCCGGGGTTGTGAACTTTGAAACTGCAGGTTTTACTCTGGTAGATGTTCCAGAGCCGCTTCAGTTCAGAAAATTGTACATTGCAAACCCTGTACTTGAAGCCGATGTTGTAATATCCCTTCCAAAACTGAAAACCCATGAACTTACATATTATACGGGCGCGGTCAAGAATTTCTTCGGGGCCCTTCCCCTGAAATGCCGAAAAGAAATACACCTCCTTGAGAAACGGGAACTTTTTGGCGAAGCCGTAGCCGATGTATACTCTGTCGTCAAGCCCGGTTTTGCAGTCATGGATGGAGTTTGGGGCATGGAAGGAAACGGGCCTTCCCACGGAAAACCTGTAAACTCAGGGGTGATTCTGGCAAGCCCGGACTGCGTTTCCCTGGATATTGTAGCAGCAGAACTGATCGGTTTTGACCCTCTAAAAATTCCCACTACAGCAGGTGCCCTGAAGAAAGGATTCGGAAACCAGTGCCCTGTGGTGGTCGGAACGCCATTAAAAGAAATCAAAACGAAATTCAAACCTTCGAGCGGGGGAGTCAGTACAGCCCCTGCATTCCTTAAACGCAGCCTTGGCAAATATTATACAATTAACCCCATAATCAACCAGATAAAATGCACTCAATGTGGAGCCTGCTACATGAACTGTTCACCGGAGGCTGTGGAAAGGCTAAAAGAAGGAGGATTCAGAATCAATCCGGAAAAATGCATCCTGTGCTACTGCTGCAGGGAACTCTGTCCTAATAATGCAGTGGAGATTAAAAAATCCCTGCTGGCACAGTTTTTAACAGGAGCCGAGGATTTTATACATAGAAAATAA